A window from Vanessa cardui chromosome 21, ilVanCard2.1, whole genome shotgun sequence encodes these proteins:
- the LOC124538790 gene encoding UDP-glucosyltransferase 2-like: protein MVLKYLLLIILFVNICYGYKILLVFPLPGRSHSILGDGYVRHLLNAGHEVTYVTPFPTENPPKNLRYIDVSESSKCVNMGTFDIKVIMDKQINLQDQTLLMPVFEKFWECLFKIEALQRFLNDQNEKFDAVVVEWLYSELGSGFATVFDAPLIWSSSMDPSTFVLSLMDEHLNPAYTVHHMSKDYSFSFLDRVYQLWSVGRVRYYQWANSNKENELFKQLYGPIVAKRGRVMPEFDEVKYNASLMLGNSDIVTGDGIALPQNYKHVGGYHFKDDNEPLPKQMKEIVDNAPHGVIYFSMGSNLKSSNIPDHLKRKLLDMFSEFKETVIWKLEKTIPDLPKNVHISPWVPQQSLLAHPKCVLFISHGGLLSLLETLRAGKPIIGIPFFADQYLNVNRAVAKGIAKRIDFDENVIQPLKGAIKEILENPSYQQRAKELSIQFNDRMIPPGKELVHWIEHVIKTNGAPHLRSAALHVSWYKKMYLDLLLVVLIALMLILAVSKSLFTFIQVNSLQKKKLH from the exons AtggtgttaaaatatttattattaataatattgtttgttaatatttgttatggaTACAAAATCCTTCTCGTGTTTCCTTTGCCGGGCAGGAGTCACAGCATCCTTGGAGATGGTTATGTCAGACATCTCTTAAACGCCGGGCATGAG GTTACCTACGTGACACCATTTCCAACGGAGAATCCGCCGAAGAATCTTCGATACATAGATGTTTCCGAGTCTTCGAAATGCGTAAATATGG gCACCTTCGACATAAAGGTTATCatggataaacaaataaatttgcaagaCCAAACCTTATTGATGCCGGTCTTCGAAAAGTTTTgggaatgtttatttaaaatcgaaGCCTTGCAAAGATTTCTGAACGATCAAAATGAGAAATTTGATGCCGTTGTTGTGGAATGGCTGTACAGTGAACTCGGTTCTGg CTTCGCTACAGTGTTCGATGCCCCCCTCATCTGGTCTTCTTCCATGGATCCTAGTACCTTCGTACTGTCCCTGATGGATGAACACTTAAATCCAGCCTACACTGTGCACCATATGTCCAAGGATTACTCCTTTTCGTTCCTAGACAGAGTTTATCAATTGTGGAGTGTGGGTAGAGTGCGTTACTACCAATG GGCTAATTCCAACAAAGAAAATGAGTTGTTCAAGCAATTATACGGACCTATTGTTGCGAAAAGAGGCCGAGTAAtgcccgaatttgatgaagtgaAATATAACGCGTCACTCATGCTCGGGAACTCAGATATTGTTACAGGAGACGGTATAGCTCTGCCACAAAACTACAAGCACGTTGGTGGTTATCATTTCAAAGATGACAATGAACCATTGCCTAAG caaatGAAAGAAATCGTCGATAATGCTCCACATGGCGTAATATACTTCAGCATGGGCAGTAATCTCAAGAGCAGCAATATACCAGATCACTTAAAGAGGAAGCTCCTTGATATGTTCAGTGAATTTAAAGAAACTGTGATTTGGAAATTGGAAAAAACGATACCAGACTTACCGAAAAATGTCCATATATCTCCCTGGGTACCTCAACAAAGCCTTTTgg cTCATCCGAAATGCGTGCTCTTCATATCCCATGGAGGTTTGCTTTCACTCCTTGAGACGTTGCGAGCAGGAAAACCTATCATCGGAATACCGTTCTTCGCAGATCAATATCTTAATGTAAATAGAGCAGTTGCTAAAGGTATCGCGAAACGAATAGACTTTGATGAAAACGTCATTCAACCATTGAAAGGGGCTATTAAGGAAATTTTAGAGAATCCGAG TTACCAACAAAGGGCAAAGGAGCTCTCAATCCAGTTCAACGATCGTATGATTCCGCCAGGCAAGGAGCTGGTGCATTGGATTGAACACGTGATAAAAACAAATGGCGCCCCACATTTGCGCTCTGCAGCGCTGCACGTCAGCTGGTACAAGAAAATGTATCTAGATCTACTGTTAGTTGTACTCATCGCTTTAATGCTGATTTTGGCCGTCAGTAAATCTTTATTTACCTTTATACAAGTCAACAGTCTACAGAAGAAGAAACTGCACTAG
- the LOC124538789 gene encoding UDP-glucosyltransferase 2-like codes for MASQTMIFHVILILMVSSSEALRLLVFFPIYSKSHSILGQGMVSRLLEAGHEVVHVTSFPREKPEPNLTEINLKSQAEKMKAEVEKFEHLKLKNLVGKENFGNSLFFIYFTHEIHKQILEDPDLLKFLSDPKEKFDAVILEWFFADEIAGIAPLFKCPLIWFGSTEAHWQVLKLVDEIPNPSYTVDIFSTSTSPLSFWERIEELYKVLKKLFLIGVLVTPFEKTIYNNVFNKIAAERGVTIPSYDEAVYNGSMLLLNSHPSIGTPFRLPQSAKYIAGYHIDRKVKLLPKEIQKIMNEAKHGVIYFSMGSNLKSMDMSDYMKKSLLTMFSTLKQTVIWKFEGDLDNVPTNVHLLKWAPQQSILANPNLRFFITHGGQLSTTEAIHFGVPVIGIPVLGDQHVNMRSVTKKGFGILVNLAENMAIDLQIAIKEMLENESYGTKAKELSLIFHSRPQTPGDELVFWIEYVVNTHGAPHLRSPALSIPFYKKIYLDLLAVCLSVLYLLVSATRRFVCKRCRRNSKTKKEKKN; via the exons atggCATCGCAAACCATGATCTTCCATGTCATCCTCATATTAATGGTGTCCTCGAGTGAAGCACTAAGGCTGCTTGTGTTCTTTCCGATCTATTCAAAAAGCCATAGCATCCTGGGACAGGGTATGGTCAGTAGACTGCTGGAAGCTGGTCATGAG GTAGTCCACGTAACGTCTTTTCCTCGTGAAAAACCGGAACCAAATCTAACAGAAATCAACTTAAAGTCTCAGGCCGAAAAAATGAAAGCTGAAGTTGAAAAGT tTGAACATTTGAAATTAAAGAATCTCGTTGGCAAAGAAAATTTTGGAAATTCACTTTTCTTTATATACTTCACGCACGAAATACACAAGCAGATCTTAGAGGACCCCGATTTGTTGAAGTTCCTCAGCGATCCGAAGGAAAAGTTCGACGCTGTTATTCTGGAGTGGTTCTTTGCAGACGAAATTGCTGG GATAGCTCCATTATTTAAATGCCCCTTGATATGGTTCGGCTCAACAGAAGCTCATTGGCAAGTTCTGAAGCTGGTCGATGAAATTCCAAACCCATCGTACACCGTGGACATATTCTCTACCAGCACATCGCCTCTTAGCTTCTGGGAAAGAATCGAAGAATTATACAAAGTTTTAAAGAAATTGTTCCTTATTGG TGTCCTTGTAACGCCATTCGAAAAGACCATTTACAATAATGTGTTCAACAAAATAGCGGCGGAGAGGGGTGTGACTATCCCCTCTTATGATGAAGCAGTATACAATGGTTCCATGCTGCTCCTCAATTCACATCCATCCATTGGAACACCGTTTAGACTGCCACAGAGCGCGAAATATATAGCTGGATACCATATTGACAGGAAGGTTAAACTTTTACCAAAG gaGATCCAAAAAATCATGAATGAAGCGAAACACGGAGTAATATACTTCAGCATGGGCAGTAACCTGAAGAGCATGGATATGTCCGATTACATGAAGAAATCTCTGCTTACAATGTTCAGTACTCTAAAACAAACTGTGATCTGGAAGTTTGAAGGAGATTTGGACAATGTCCCAACAAATGTCCATTTATTAAAATGGGCGCCCCAACAAAGCATTCTTG caaatCCAAACCTCAGGTTTTTTATAACTCACGGGGGCCAATTGTCTACAACTGAGGCTATCCATTTCGGTGTGCCGGTTATTGGCATACCAGTGTTGGGAGATCAACATGTGAATATGAGATCTGTTACCAAGAAAGGTTTTGGTATTTTGGTCAATCTAGCTGAGAATATGGCGATAGATTTGCAAATAGCTATAAAGGAAATGCTAGAGAATGAGTC atACGGAACAAAAGCCAAGGAACTATCTCTTATCTTTCACAGTCGCCCACAAACGCCCGGAGATGAACTTGTGTTCTGGATAGAGTACGTTGTTAACACACATGGTGCCCCACATTTAAGATCACCAGCTTTATCAATaccgttttataaaaaaatatatttagatttattagcTGTATGTCTGTCAGTATTATACTTGTTAGTTTCGGCAACAAGGCGTTTTGTTTGTAAAAGATGTAGAAGAAACTCCAAGACGAAGAAAGAGAAGAAAaactaa